Proteins encoded in a region of the Diadema setosum chromosome 7, eeDiaSeto1, whole genome shotgun sequence genome:
- the LOC140230459 gene encoding uncharacterized protein: MDEYSEYRVPMGAHLGDGSYPNKLSGMRSVHSILPSKPYPSVPPRRGYQDSLSLTDPVGSVDSLLSGQPSLNGTLEDGSVGEIHMPPPTKLQPTPTPLEHFNIKARGLQLPVKHTNQIGTQVGILLPKYHIHAQSKCIMCRDCGIFFSHDSFLRHLHDNIGRRRECQSTMLELGIENPGVQQMRLWEEFLSKLRGESIKRPRTSSFDPGTATLGMPPSRNHSEGALNTHVAGQPSQSQHPVTHYSPRTSMYSVRRSPPRAHTPQSSYPSQSSPQRPPSTEASSIVELNRNIQDTVDASERLLRETSHYLASTQKSRHRRNRSVNLDLKPAPTPPVGSKPLASRSLFDSGPAAAQSHQPPASAQSDQLRPLALEPSDIASHPENDNGYSTDGISRDARTLAGGDPSTAGHNSGNSLRSQHRHFSDRPNGSRGLGNPPPVVKSEHPPQPDNTSQFPFPPSIIAPKTGYDLKKYQKEDPLFILQTAQELLALASHRVQAMKEEGSLGNGMQTPPSPGRDNEFLQLYHEERSKRRKYETQLQEMQDALKEEQRQRKELEIQLRALKLQR, encoded by the exons ATGGATGAGTATTCGGAATACAGAGTTCCAATGGGTGCACACTTGGGAGATGGGAGCTATCCAAACAAGCTCAGCGGGATGAGGTCTGTTCACAGCATCTTGCCGTCCAAGCCGTACCCCTCGGTTCCCCCAAGAAGAGGCTATCAGGATTCTTTGAGTTTGACCGACCCAGTAGGCTCTGTGGACTCCCTCCTGTCAGGTCAGCCGTCCCTAAACGGAACGCTGGAAGATGGCAGCGTGGGGGAAATTCACATGCCCCCTCCTACCAAGCTCCAGCCCACACCAACTCCCCTTGAGCACTTCAACATTAAGGCCCGAGGCCTCCAGCTGCCGGTGAAACACACCAATCAGATCGGCACGCAAGTCGGCATCCTCTTAcccaaatatcacattcatGCCCAGTCGAAGTGCATCATGTGTCGGGACTGTGGGATATTCTTCTCCCATGATTCCTTCTTGAGGCATCTCCACGACAACATCGGGCGCCGCAGAGAGTGCCAATCCACCATGTTGGAGCTCGGAATCGAGAATCCTGGTGTGCAGCAGATGAGGTTATGGGAAGAGTTCCTGTCCAAGTTGCGAGGAGAAAGCATCAAGCGTCCTCGCACATCATCATTTGATCCTGGTACTGCAACACTCGGGATGCCTCCAAGCAGGAACCATAGCGAGGGGGCATTGAACACACACGTGGCTGGGCAACCTTCACAATCACAGCACCCAGTCACGCACTACAGTCCCCGAACCAGCATGTACTCCGTGCGCAGAAGTCCCCCAAGAGCGCACACACCTCAGTCCTCGTACCCTTCGCAGAGCAGTCCCCAGAGACCTCCCAGTACAGAGGCTTCATCCATTGTTGAACTCAATAGAAATATCCAGGACACTGTGGATGCTTCGGAGAGACTCCTGAGAGAGACCTCCCACTACCTCGCCTCCACACAGAAGTCGCGGCATCGGCGGAATCGCTCTGTCAACTTGGATCTCAAGCCTGCACCAACTCCTCCTGTTGGGAGCAAACCTCTTGCATCTCGCTCTCTCTTCGACTCTGGACCCGCGGCAGCCCAGTCTCATCAACCTCCGGCTTCGGCCCAGTCAGATCAACTCCGCCCTTTGGCATTGGAGCCGTCAGACATTGCATCTCACCCTGAGAATGATAATGGTTACAGCACTGATGGCATCTCCAGGGATGCGAGAACGCTTGCTGGCGGAGATCCATCCACAGCTGGCCATAATTCTGGGAATTCGTTACGGTCGCAGCATAGGCACTTCTCCGATAGACCAAACGGTTCAAGAGGACTTGGCAATCCACCACCTGTAGTCAAGTCTGAGCACCCACCTCAGCCTGACAATACCTCTCAGTTCCCTTTTCCTCCCAGTATTATAGCTCCCAAGACTGGATATGATCTGAAAAAGTACCAGAAAGAAG ATCCTCTCTTCATCCTGCAAACTGCCCAAGAGCTTCTTGCCCTGGCCAGTCACCGAGTCCAGGCCATGAAGGAAGAGGGTTCCCTTGGAAACGGAATGCAAACTCCCCCAAGTCCCG GGCGGGACAATGAATTTCTCCAGCTTTACCACGAGGAGCGCTCCAAGAGGCGGAAGTACGAGACTCAACTGCAGGAGATGCAAG ATGCCCTCAAGGAGGAGCAGCGTCAGCGCAAGGAGCTCGAGATCCAGTTACGGGCCCTCAAACTCCAGAGGTGA